The following coding sequences are from one Virgibacillus necropolis window:
- a CDS encoding RpnC/YadD family protein, protein MSLAMIVREDHKPYVHHDQLFKQLIHTFFAEFLDEFFPEVHDHIDFSTVKPLSEEMFTDLHKGESRRADIVIESKLKEQDTLIIIHVEPQSYTQPNFHERMYQYFSMLYNKYRKPILPIAIFSYDENYNERNEFMMDFPFFHVLSFNFMMLELRKMNWRDYITSNNPVAAALLSKMGYTEDEKIQVKKEFLRMLVKMEIDPARSELLNGFFETYLSLNKTEEEKLMEEINQLSQDESERILKLPNSWREKGIQEEKEKIALEMLKEGLSIELIAKVTHLGLDEIEELKRKL, encoded by the coding sequence ATGTCATTAGCAATGATAGTTCGTGAAGATCATAAGCCTTATGTCCACCATGATCAATTATTCAAGCAGTTAATCCACACATTTTTTGCAGAGTTCCTAGATGAATTTTTTCCAGAAGTCCACGATCACATTGACTTTTCAACTGTAAAGCCGTTATCTGAAGAGATGTTTACCGATTTACACAAAGGAGAAAGTCGAAGAGCAGATATTGTTATTGAATCAAAGCTAAAGGAACAAGATACCCTTATCATTATCCATGTGGAACCACAGAGCTACACCCAACCGAATTTCCACGAACGGATGTATCAATACTTTAGTATGCTTTATAATAAGTATCGCAAGCCGATTTTACCAATTGCAATTTTTAGCTATGATGAAAATTACAATGAGCGAAACGAATTTATGATGGACTTCCCTTTCTTTCATGTATTATCGTTTAATTTTATGATGTTAGAGTTACGAAAAATGAATTGGCGGGACTATATTACATCGAATAATCCCGTCGCCGCAGCTTTACTTAGCAAGATGGGATATACTGAGGATGAAAAGATTCAAGTCAAAAAGGAATTTTTGCGAATGCTAGTTAAAATGGAAATAGATCCAGCAAGATCAGAGCTACTTAATGGCTTTTTTGAAACTTATTTATCATTAAACAAAACGGAGGAGGAAAAACTAATGGAGGAAATTAATCAATTATCTCAAGATGAGTCAGAGCGGATACTGAAATTGCCAAATTCATGGCGGGAAAAAGGTATCCAAGAGGAAAAAGAAAAAATCGCTCTTGAAATGTTAAAAGAAGGATTATCCATTGAGCTTATTGCTAAAGTTACCCATCTAGGTCTGGATGAAATTGAAGAATTAAAACGAAAGCTTTGA
- a CDS encoding nucleoside hydrolase produces MTIKKIIMDCDPGHDDAIAIILAAVQPKLEILGITTVSGNAEIEKTTNNALKICDLVSLTDVVVSKGASKPLVRLRETAPGIHGDSGLDGPELPEPTRSWSEEHGSDTIIRLVKESKEPVTILPTGPLTNIALALSKAPEIKDNIEEIVLMGGGTFGNWTPTAEFNIWADPEAAKKVFDSDIPTVVMGLDITHQALATKEVIDQVNKIDNNIAKIVGELLVFFASTNKEMFDFDGAPVHDVLTVAYCVAPELFTTKDVNITVETKGEFTSGTTLIDLHGVTGRKVNAKFGLELDVEGFWKLMIEALKKY; encoded by the coding sequence ATGACTATAAAAAAAATTATTATGGATTGTGATCCGGGACATGATGATGCAATCGCAATTATTTTAGCTGCCGTGCAACCAAAATTAGAGATTTTAGGAATTACAACGGTTTCTGGAAATGCAGAAATTGAAAAAACGACTAACAATGCGTTAAAAATTTGTGATTTAGTTTCATTAACTGATGTTGTTGTTTCAAAAGGGGCAAGTAAACCATTGGTTCGATTACGAGAAACTGCACCTGGTATTCATGGGGATTCAGGTTTGGATGGTCCGGAGTTGCCTGAACCTACGCGCAGTTGGAGTGAGGAACATGGTAGTGACACAATTATAAGACTTGTAAAAGAGTCAAAAGAACCTGTTACAATCCTACCAACTGGACCTTTAACAAATATTGCCTTAGCTTTATCAAAGGCACCGGAAATTAAGGATAATATTGAAGAAATCGTACTCATGGGGGGCGGAACGTTTGGGAACTGGACGCCAACAGCTGAATTTAATATTTGGGCTGATCCAGAAGCTGCAAAAAAGGTATTTGATAGTGATATTCCAACAGTAGTCATGGGACTAGATATAACACATCAAGCCTTAGCAACAAAAGAAGTTATCGATCAAGTGAATAAAATTGATAACAATATAGCTAAAATAGTCGGCGAATTATTGGTGTTTTTTGCATCAACAAATAAAGAAATGTTCGATTTTGATGGGGCACCAGTACATGATGTATTAACTGTGGCATATTGTGTTGCACCAGAATTGTTTACGACTAAAGATGTAAATATTACTGTTGAAACTAAAGGAGAGTTTACTTCTGGAACAACGTTAATTGATTTACACGGGGTCACTGGAAGGAAAGTTAATGCTAAATTCGGATTAGAACTTGATGTAGAAGGTTTTTGGAAACTAATGATTGAAGCACTTAAAAAATACTAG
- a CDS encoding NupC/NupG family nucleoside CNT transporter produces MNFIFLLTGILLAFIIAFIFSNNRKSINYKRILIMLAMQIILVYFMMNTNIGLITITNVGKFFEGILAIAETGIQFVFGGLVNEGEAPFIIVALLPLVFLSVLIGILNYINVLPLIIKFLGLILSKITGMGKLESYFAVSTAVLGQPEVFLTIKKQIPLLSSKRLYTICTSAMSAVSMAMVGSYMTMLEPKYVVTAVVLNIFSALIIANIINPYDLDDNEDLVEIDENERAPFFQMVGDSAMEGLKLIVTVAAMLLGFISLMELINVIFLGVVDISFQTVMGYIFAPIAFLMGIPLAETVQAGGIMATKLVTNEFVAMLNFGEISKNLSDKTVAIVSVYLVSFANFGTVGIVAGSIKSISEKQGRYVSKFALKLLLGATLASVISGTIMGIVI; encoded by the coding sequence ATGAATTTTATATTTTTACTAACAGGGATTTTACTTGCTTTTATTATTGCGTTTATATTTAGTAATAACAGAAAAAGTATAAACTATAAACGTATTTTGATTATGTTAGCTATGCAAATCATTTTAGTTTACTTCATGATGAATACGAATATAGGTCTAATAACTATTACCAACGTTGGCAAGTTTTTTGAAGGAATATTAGCTATTGCTGAAACAGGAATTCAATTTGTATTTGGTGGTCTGGTGAATGAAGGTGAAGCACCGTTCATAATTGTCGCGTTATTACCGCTTGTTTTCTTGTCAGTCTTAATAGGGATACTTAATTATATCAACGTATTACCATTGATAATCAAGTTCCTAGGTTTAATTTTAAGTAAAATAACTGGAATGGGTAAACTTGAAAGCTATTTTGCAGTTTCTACTGCTGTACTTGGACAACCAGAAGTGTTTTTAACAATTAAAAAACAAATTCCGCTATTATCTTCAAAAAGACTTTATACAATTTGTACTTCAGCAATGAGTGCAGTAAGTATGGCAATGGTTGGGTCTTATATGACGATGTTAGAGCCCAAGTATGTTGTAACAGCTGTGGTTTTAAATATTTTTAGTGCGCTCATAATTGCTAATATTATTAATCCCTATGATTTAGACGATAATGAGGATTTAGTTGAAATTGATGAAAATGAAAGAGCTCCTTTCTTCCAAATGGTTGGAGATAGCGCAATGGAAGGATTAAAACTTATTGTTACAGTTGCAGCTATGCTATTAGGATTTATTTCTTTGATGGAATTGATTAATGTGATTTTTCTAGGTGTAGTTGACATTTCGTTTCAAACGGTTATGGGCTATATTTTTGCACCAATTGCTTTTTTAATGGGTATTCCATTAGCAGAAACTGTACAAGCGGGTGGAATTATGGCTACCAAATTGGTTACAAATGAATTTGTTGCAATGTTGAATTTTGGTGAAATTTCAAAGAATCTTTCCGATAAAACAGTTGCTATTGTGTCTGTATATTTGGTTAGCTTTGCAAACTTTGGAACTGTAGGTATTGTTGCAGGTTCAATCAAATCTATTAGTGAAAAACAAGGGCGTTATGTTTCAAAATTTGCTTTAAAATTGTTGTTAGGTGCTACATTAGCGTCTGTAATTTCAGGTACTATCATGGGGATTGTAATATAA
- a CDS encoding pseudouridine-5'-phosphate glycosidase, translated as MKNYIKLSAEVQQAKEEGKAIVALESTIISHGMPYPQNIKMAREVEQIVRDNGAVPATIAIMDGEIKIGLTDEELELFGKSSDVAKVSRRDLPQIIASKKLGATTVSTTMICADLADIKIFVTGGIGGVHKGAETSMDISADLEELAQTDVAVICAGAKSILDLALTLEYLETKGVPVIGYETECLPAFYTRNSEHQLNFSTDSIDVIAETLKTKWELNLKGGAVIANPIPEEHAMDEDYINGIINQAIKEAKENNIIGKDSTPFLLGKIKELTDGKSLDANIELVKHNAKVGTQIAVSFNSKSK; from the coding sequence ATGAAAAACTATATTAAATTATCTGCAGAGGTACAACAAGCAAAAGAGGAAGGAAAGGCAATCGTTGCATTAGAATCTACTATTATTTCTCATGGTATGCCTTATCCCCAAAACATAAAAATGGCTCGTGAAGTTGAACAAATTGTTCGCGATAACGGTGCTGTCCCGGCAACAATTGCTATCATGGATGGAGAAATTAAAATTGGTTTAACAGATGAGGAATTAGAGTTATTTGGTAAAAGTTCAGATGTTGCGAAAGTATCAAGACGTGATTTACCGCAAATTATTGCTTCTAAAAAACTTGGTGCAACAACTGTCTCAACAACAATGATTTGTGCTGATTTAGCAGACATCAAAATCTTTGTGACAGGTGGTATTGGCGGAGTTCATAAAGGTGCAGAAACTTCGATGGATATCTCAGCCGACCTTGAAGAATTAGCCCAGACTGATGTAGCTGTAATTTGTGCAGGAGCAAAATCAATCCTAGATCTAGCCCTTACGCTGGAATACCTTGAAACAAAAGGGGTTCCTGTAATTGGATATGAAACAGAGTGTCTACCAGCATTCTATACAAGAAATAGTGAGCATCAATTAAACTTCTCTACTGATTCAATTGATGTAATTGCAGAAACATTAAAAACCAAATGGGAACTAAACCTTAAAGGTGGAGCAGTAATCGCTAACCCAATTCCTGAAGAACATGCTATGGATGAGGACTATATCAATGGAATTATCAATCAAGCAATTAAAGAAGCAAAAGAAAATAATATTATCGGTAAAGACAGTACACCATTCTTGCTAGGGAAAATTAAAGAACTAACTGATGGAAAAAGCCTAGATGCCAACATTGAATTAGTAAAACACAATGCCAAGGTAGGAACCCAAATTGCAGTTAGTTTCAACAGTAAAAGTAAATAA
- a CDS encoding carbohydrate kinase family protein, with translation MTNAFNEGNQKSPIICIGGANVDRKLYIKNKIVPKTSNPVKSSMTVGGVARNIAENLGRFGEEVILISASGNDPEWEEIYNLSSPFMDLDHVAQFENSATGSYTAVLDKNGDLSIALADMDVYENITPDLLMKNSNLLRKAKCIVVDLNCPSETIDYLCSFTTNNTIPLVVIPVSSPKMNRLPKTLSAVDWLIVNKDETEAYLNIKINDEEDWRNSANKWLELGVKNVIITNGSKGVITGVENGEIRHFPSVETPMVVDVTGAGDSFCSGVIYSWLQKKEIDYIIKSGLVNAHKTIMSTYTVRQELSQKQFILDMEEI, from the coding sequence AGGAGGAGCGAATGTTGATAGAAAGTTATATATCAAAAATAAAATTGTTCCCAAAACATCCAATCCAGTAAAATCCTCTATGACAGTTGGTGGAGTAGCAAGAAATATTGCTGAAAACTTAGGAAGATTTGGTGAGGAAGTTATTCTAATTTCAGCAAGTGGTAACGATCCAGAATGGGAAGAGATCTATAATTTATCGTCACCTTTTATGGATTTAGATCATGTCGCACAATTTGAAAATTCGGCAACAGGCTCCTATACAGCAGTTTTAGATAAGAATGGTGATTTATCAATTGCATTAGCAGACATGGATGTATATGAAAATATTACACCTGATTTGTTGATGAAAAACAGTAATCTTCTTAGAAAAGCTAAGTGTATTGTAGTGGATTTAAATTGTCCAAGTGAAACGATTGATTATCTTTGTTCTTTCACAACTAACAATACTATTCCATTAGTCGTTATCCCTGTTTCGTCTCCAAAAATGAATAGGCTTCCAAAAACGTTGAGTGCAGTGGACTGGCTTATCGTAAATAAAGATGAAACAGAAGCTTATTTGAATATAAAAATTAATGATGAGGAAGATTGGAGGAATTCGGCTAATAAGTGGTTAGAGTTAGGAGTAAAAAATGTAATTATAACGAATGGATCAAAAGGTGTAATTACAGGCGTTGAAAATGGAGAGATTCGTCATTTTCCATCTGTTGAAACTCCTATGGTTGTTGATGTTACGGGTGCAGGAGATTCGTTTTGTTCAGGAGTTATTTATTCTTGGTTACAAAAGAAAGAAATTGACTACATTATAAAATCTGGTTTGGTCAATGCCCATAAAACAATTATGTCAACGTATACAGTTAGACAGGAATTATCACAAAAACAATTTATATTAGATATGGAGGAAATTTAA